Part of the Rutidosis leptorrhynchoides isolate AG116_Rl617_1_P2 unplaced genomic scaffold, CSIRO_AGI_Rlap_v1 contig178, whole genome shotgun sequence genome is shown below.
atatttataactgtCACGTGTTCTATTACTATTGATTGTTGGTTTTAAGCCCTCCACCCAAGAAAGGAAGGAGGCAAGTTTTTGCCTTATTAGgtataaaaaatatttatttttcatttaggTTTGAATGATTTAAGTAATATTTTATTTATAGtacttatttttaaaaaaatgtgtCCAGTCGTGCATGTAACACAATTTTTTTCTTTTAGGGTCTTTCGGGATTCTCACAGTTGACAACCGTGAGACTAATCTCTCGTTCCAACTGTCAGCACACGAAACGGTAAGATATTGACCACAGAATTTTCTCCATTCGTAAAGGCTGAACATCGAAACCAGATAACACAATTATAATGTAATAAAAAAATCAATTCCTATAATCATATTGTAATGGAATCAAGAAAAGAAGCGGAATTTTCATTGCGTGAAGCCTAAATATCTGCTAACAATGCCCTAAGAAGAACTCAAAGCCCAAACTTTCATGAGCCAAGTCTTTAGCTTTATGTATTCGAAATCAAAATCCATAAAAGTGATTTTGGATTGGAATCCCACTCCATTAGCCTCAAAGCCCATCTCCATGTTTCCAGTATATCCATTTGCCATCAAGGAATTTGCGAAACATCGTCGTTTTTTAAACATCCTCGAGACAATGAAGCTCCTCGAGCTGATAtaataacgatatatatatatatatgtatataatatgtatgtatgtatttagaATTATTGATAAGTCATTAGTGAGAGGATTTAACTAGACCGAAAATGACTTGAATGAGTGGACATTATTAGGGGCCCAACTCTTAGACCCGTAGtgtattggaagtgaaatggattacaACACCTGGCATTTTCCCTCTTAAATAAATTTAGCAATAAGTACATGGcatataattaataattgtatAATTTAAAACCACACACATTGAAATCATTCAATAGTAACACGGCATAGTCATCCAAATCCAATTATTTAATTTTAGCATCTTGTCAAGTTCAGGATTAAAATGCCATCGAATTCGATCGATTATATGAATGATTAAAAAACTTCCAACTTCTCACTTTTGTTTTAAGAAGATATACTAGTACTACTTGATTATATAATTAACGTTAATGGTCATTTGATCGAATTCTATTAAAACTCGGTCAGATGTGATTTAATCGATCCAAAGGATTAGATCATAATTACATCTAAAACCATTTTATATTTACCTGGTCGGCTCTCGTTGTATTTTAGTTGGAATAAATTTCAAATCTAGTAGTTAATTATAACTTCAGTTCAATTTCGATATTATTAATTAAGTCTTCGTACtactattaaattaaattattaaccGAATTGACCAGTTGTTATACCCAGATTTTTATACAATTAAAACGATCTGTACGTTAATGTAGAATAATGTAGAAATGTACATGTATCCATGTGTGTGTTCCATGTTAGATCCGCATAAATCGTACAAACTCACATGCAAAagtctattttgtagcaaatatTAATCCGACATGAGAATGTCAACCCACCAGGAATCAAAtaggaaaataaataaataaataaataaaggaacaCGATATGGTTGAATGTTTAATACATCTATCTCTTTTTTAATATTAAAAGTTTAaatttatctgaaattatttaaaaagtaaaaaaaatagaaaaaaaaatctgCAACATATGATACGGAGTGTTGTATAGATTCCCTGTTAATTGCAATTGCAAGTCATCGAGTTCCTGGACCATTGAAGACATTATTTGtgatttaaattaaattgaatAGCTTAGGAAGTCATTTACAGATTTTAAGATTGGATAGCCTTTTCAATAAAGTTGAGGAAATCACTCAATGAAATTCATCAAACTCATTCAATTCATGaggcaaaaataaaaaatatttttatcatttccttTTCTAGACAATGGATTTGATGAATTTAGGAATCAATAAGTTCCTTTCGCATGCCTCATTTCATTTACGAGTCGAAGAGCATCCAATAATTTGTCCCAATCTATACATAATTCGTAATGGAAAAAGGAAACTATATACCCTAATTTAATTCACGCATTGTATTAGGTTCGATGCATGTATATCCGTGAAACCAAGCCCACTTCAACTTATACACTTCTCCTACGATTAACTATCAAAGCGTCTTTAGTTAAAATTTCCCAATAAGGCGAGACTCTTTTGACTTATTAGTATGCAAAACGACAACACATACAAATTTCTTCATGATGACTACTCTCTCTATATCAATATCAAAATCACCAAACAACACTCTCTAAAGCAAGCTTTTTTGAAAAGAAATTTataaaattatgaatgattttggttCAGATATTGAGAGTGAAGaaaattaattagtattattttaaaaaaaaatctatcATTTTATATACAATACAATTCGGCTTGAATCGATTTATGACGAGCACACCATCGGACTTTTGAAATGGTCGAGACGAAAAAAAAACCCTAAATTTCAAATTCACACTTTGATTAGTTGTTTTAATTAGGCTCTAGTCTTATTAATTCAGATTTTGTTTTATGAATTTATGATATGATTTTGATTCGATGtatcatctatatatatatgtgcaaCCAAGCCTACTTAACatatgaaaaattaataattttaagaaTTTAATTAGCCAAAGAAAAAATACAAAAAAGAATTTAATTGCATTTGTATCTTTGACTAATTTTAATCAAAAGATACAATACAATCACTGAAACTCCTTTGACTTTAGTAGACAAAATGACAACACATACAAATTTCTCCATGATGAGTACTCTCTGATCTATTTATAAAAAGGCTGGGCTAACATTCTATCAATGAAAATCACCAAACAACACTCTCTAAAACTCCCAACAGCCCTTCTGGAAAAAATGAAAAGCTCAACTTGTATCAACTACTTTTTCATCTTTCTTCATATAAGTTACTTTCTCTTAACCGAATCCTCAGCAAATATTGTCTCACAAACTTGCCAACACACACCAAATCCAAATCTATGTATTTCGACTTTAAACTCCGACCCTAAAAGTTCAACAGCAGCCGATGTAAGTGGCTTAACAATAATCGGAGCCAACATTCTCTCTAGAAATGCTGCTTCAACAAAAGATAAAATAAGCAGCTTACTTAAAAATACTCCCAGTACAGATCGTCAGCTTGTTAAATCTTTGAAGTGTAGCGAAGAGCTTTATAATCTGATCGTGACAGCTGACATTCCTGAAATCATCGAAGCCGTTACTAAAGGTGATCCTAAGTTTGGTCAGGATGGAGCTGATGATGTTTCCTTAGAAGCCGATACTTGTCAAAAGTGCTTTTTGAACAGCTCTCCGATTCATCAACGGAACATGTTTGTGCATGACTTTTCAGTTGTGCTTTCTTCTATGATTCAAATGTTATTGTGAGATATCCAGGTAATTATTTGACTGGCGTTATATATGTATCTTTCTAgtttcattaaaaatatatatatctttgtaCATAAAAACAGATAATATAATGGCAGTtttaataaaatatatttaatttatattgatCCACTCCAAATATcgtataataaaaattataaattttgtaagtaaataattaataataaaaaaaattatacatatatactatttatttattattttaaattaatataaagaTATGATTGAAAATTAATTCAAATATAAATAGATTTTTAATAAAACGACATTTTAAAACAATCAGACACTAACTGGGTTGAGTATATAGCTGCCAGTACATTATAATGTTGTTTGAGAATTGAGATCTCGTGTTCCACGTCGCGGCGTAAAAAGTGTTTACTTTGTCAATATTCGTTTTATAGTACATGTCGTTTAATGTTTTGAtattaggattaagaaaattaataCTCGAACTTTTATTCGACCAATCATGAACAAGGAAAAACCTGTTTTCGTAAAAGCAAGAAAACAGGGGACTATATCTCGATCATTTTCAGTTAATTGCTGTCAAATATAGTCAGCATGGAGAAATGATGAAGATCAGGACAGAGAAAAAATTTCCGTAAACACAAAAATAAAAACTACAGAATATCGGTTGCCCAAATTTTGTTCTAATTAAAAGCAGCGCATATCTGCTTATTGATTCATGTTATTGCAAGTTAATGGTTAAACTTAGGGGTGGGCAACCGGTCGGTTTTGACCCCTTCCCTAGCGACCGATCGGCATTTTCGGTTGGAAAATGAGCTATCCGATCCCGATCGATTTTGAGTCGGTTCGGGTCGATAATTTACTCACCAAAAATCGATCGGAAATCGGGTTGGTTTTCGATACTCCCGACCTTAATTTTTTAACTAGTAACCCACTGCATTAATGGACCATTAAAGTGAAAGCTAGCCTTTATTAGCAAAAGCGCAGCTCATTTCACATTGCATAGTAGGAGCGCACTGCGCGAGAACCTATTCATAAAATTACAACCTAACCAAAAACAGGTTCGGATTCAGTCAGAATCAAGACTACAGTCGCTGTATCTCCTTCGAACCCGGCGGCTAAACCGGAATTTAATGCTCTAATTAAGAGTAATCACAGCCTATTTTTTCCGTTTCTTTCCTgcaatcaaaactccctaaattaaTTGGTATTTCCATCAAAATGGTAATTAGTATTTGAAAAAGTAATTACTATACCAAATCAATTGAAAATTGAAAAATTACCAAATCTTCATTAACTATAACGCGGAGGAATGTTCgtcttaatttccttatttttgCTAACATTCCTTATTTTTACATTTTCATATAATTAGATTGGTCAACATATGTAGGACTATATATAATGAGCATTTGCAACCTCAAAAAAATAAAATGAACATTTGCAAACTTCCTAATAATGTATACGGTTTGGAGGGCatgtctttcttcttcttttttcttttctgtttccagaatttttttttttaatcatttactattttttcttcatctgaaaTTGTTTCCTTCATAATATTTTCCATATCATGGTACTTTATTTgaattatttttctttttttactACAAATTTATTTCTATTGTTTCTGTTGTAGAACCAGTGGCGTGTGTTTATCTCAAATTTTTTCTTTATTCCTCTACTTCGCAGATTCATGGAGATCAATAATAGAGTAATTCCTACTGATTAAGTTATGATTTATAAATTCTTCGTTCTTAATATTTTATTCaattatttgattttgattttttcaaattttcaagtgtTTTGGTTTTTCAGGATTACATATATCATCATAGCACATCATCAACAATCATATCAGCCTATATATAGATGAAGATGTAAAGGATGTGAAGAAAAGTGTATAATTTTACTAATATCTTTAAATTTTGGATTGAAATTATCGTAACAAATTCTTTTTGAAGGTCAATTCTGAATCATTCGAAATATATTGTGCAATTTGGATCATTATCTATATGTtaataagtattttatttattCCATAATTCCTGGTGACTTGCCAATTTCGGTGAATGTAAACAAATATTAACAAGTACTCCCTCTCTATACAGAAGACGTTTTCACTTTTTAGATTTATTATAAATTTGATGTATCTAAATAATAATGATGACTAGATACATCAAATTTACAATGAATCTAAAAAGTCAAAACGTCTTCTATTTGTATACGGAGGGTGTATCATATATAATTTCATATTTCGAgttgatataaaaataataatttaattgaAAAGAAATATTATCCACGTTTTGTGCAACATCCATAATAGTAGTGGTGAATATTTATGGTTTGATTTGAAAGGGAAAAAAACCTATGGTTTCATAAGGAATCATGATTCATTGACATCAATATTTAATCTCCTGAAAATCATCAGGATTAGGCATGAATTTCTTTATCCTGTATATAAAATTTATTCCGAATATGATAATTTTTATCGAATCAACTCTATAAATTTTTCGACAATAACGAACATGGTAGGTTTACGTATTCCCTTTTAGATTTAGATCATCATTGCTATATATTACTTCCGTTTAAAATAGATGTAAAATTTTACATATAATTTATATGTAAAATTTTGTGTTTATTTTGAAACGAATATAGTATATTTATTTCTGATGACCTTCTTTGTCATTTCTTATGCCCAGAAATTCATATAGATGTGGTTGGACCGTTGGAGTTATTGAGTAGCAAGACGTAGAAATATATGAAGATGATAGACATGTAATATTCGATAAGGAAATATGGTTCAGTTAATCAATTatatttatgaacatcattatattTTGTAATTTTAGATTTTCCATGATTTTAAAATATACGTTTAAAATTTTTTTCCAAAATTTTCTTCCTGTGTCTTTGTCCTATTCACATTAGCAAAGAGTTGACTCTAAAAATCgccaacttttttttttaaaaaaaactattttttaCCACAATAATTTTAACTATGCTGTTGTAGATGAGGGGAGAGGAAGGAAACGAAGGAAAAATGTAGTGGCTTCAATCGCTATATACATATTTGAGTATTTCATACTCCGTAATAATTTAGGATAAATAAAAGTCGCATTTGATTTTAAAACAAAAATACATTAGAGGATACTTTTTTTTTTAAGCTATATTTGAGGATACTTTGTTGCTCATTAATGATCAATACTCTTGATGTACGGATAAATACTATCTCTCTATTTGAatagatgatattttgaaattttttacgcaTATCaatataatcaaatccaatatataaATCATCTTTATTTtacaattttattttattatttatctct
Proteins encoded:
- the LOC139881630 gene encoding cell wall / vacuolar inhibitor of fructosidase 1-like, with translation MKSSTCINYFFIFLHISYFLLTESSANIVSQTCQHTPNPNLCISTLNSDPKSSTAADVSGLTIIGANILSRNAASTKDKISSLLKNTPSTDRQLVKSLKCSEELYNLIVTADIPEIIEAVTKGDPKFGQDGADDVSLEADTCQKCFLNSSPIHQRNMFVHDFSVVLSSMIQMLL